ATTAAGTGGTTCTTAACTTCTAGTATTTACAATTAATTAAACCCTCTATGTTTATGTTTTTTGGGGGATAGTCACAAACTCTCAATTTTTGACCCTCATATTCATGTCGGAGAGGATCGAGATGGTGGTAGATTGTGGGGAATGAAAAATATATTTGCGAAACCGACCCAATTTTGGTGAGTAAAAGCTTGACTTTTTTGTTAATTTTTAATATTTTTTAATAAATTGGGGGCTTGAATACTCAATTGCTTTGTCTCCGTTGTCAACCAACTGCGGGCGAGAATGTCTCAGGCCTGTTTTATTACGATTTTTTTTGAATCTTATGACGCAATATCTTCCCTTCTCGATTTTTGTCCGACCTTGGCAGCGGAGCAAGAGAGATTTTAAGCCCGTTCAGCATATCTTAAAATGCGAATTTTAGAAAGCAGGTTTTTTTACCCATTGTTCAGGTAAAGAGCAAGCATACAGCGCTTTTTCAAAAGAGCGAATTTAGCATCAAATGAACTGATTGAACAAACCTATCCCAGCACAGAATCCTGAAAAAAAGATGGCTGAAGACATCATTCGTGTGGCTATTCTTCGATAGATTGCGAATTAGACCGACAGGTTTGCTTGAAGCTTTTGCTTGCTAACAGATAATACCGCAATAGCAGAACCCCAAAGCGGGATTCAAGGACGAGGCTAAAGCTTCTGCTTCCATCCGATAATAATCAACATTCACGAAACAGCAAGTTACAGTCTATTTGGCCTTGGAATATGGACATGGAGTGGGCAACTAATCCCGTTGGTAAGAAGAACTATATATGAGAAGTTCTCCGGATTGCTCTGCAATTCGCGAGGTATAAATGCAGCAGGTCAAGGTGGAACTTGACACTTTTAATACTTTTTTAATAATTCATAACTTATCTTAGAGGCGCATTATGTCAATTTTTTTTTTAAAGATTCAAAAAATGCGGTGTCTTCTATTAATTGCGATTCTGTTGGTTGCGTTTTCCATTATGTTAGTAAATCAGGTCTTTGCACAGCAGAAAGCCGAAGAAGAACACCAGGCGCTTCTTTTGGAAAATAGATTTCCTTCTGCCACGACCTGTAGGCCCTGTCATCCGGATCATTATCGTGAGTGGTCAGTGTCTGCGCACGCTTACGCCCAGATGAGTCCGGTGTTTAATGCCATGCATGGCACTATTTTAAAACAGACAAATGGTACAAATGGTGATTTTTGCATTCGCTGCCATACTCCGGTGGGCATGAATCTAAAAGAACCGGAATTTATGTCTAATATTGATCGGCACCCCACTTCGCGAGAAGGGGTAACCTGTATCGCATGTCATCGCCTGAAGAATGCTTATGGGAAAGTAAGCGGTAGATTAGCCATTGTTGAAGGTGATATTTTTGATCCGGTTTATGGCCCTACAGGTGATCGAGAGCTCAAAAGAGTAATCGAAAGCGGCGAGTACAATGTTAATACCGAAAGGGGTAAAGCAGGACGTGCCATTCATACCGGCGCAATCAAATTAGATCAAATGAGAACGTCGGCTTTCTGTGCAACTTGCCATGACGTCAACCTGGTGAATGGGTTTCGGCTTGAAGAAGCTTTTAGTGACTACAAGACTTCAGCTGCGAGCAAGAAGGGCGTTACCTGCCAGGACTGCCACATGGGGAAGGAGCCTGGTAAAGCTTCTGGCTACGATATTGCCCCTGCTGCAATCGTAGGGGGCAAGCCTACCAAACCGCGCAGGATAACGAACCATATGTTTGCGGGCCCGGATTACTCGGTAATCCACCCGGGAATTTTTCCTCACAATTCAGATGCCGCCGACATAGCAACCATTCGCGAGTGGTTGACCTATGACTACAAAGCTGGTTGGGGCACTGAAGAATTTGAAGACAATATTCCGGAGGGGTACAAATTTCCACCGCGCTGGACCTCTGCGGATGACCGCTATGACGCTCGCGATATCCTTGCAGCGAACTTCAAATTGCTAAGGGAAATTGAAGTACAACGCAAACAAGTTCTGCAAGCCGGTTATCAACTTGGCGATGTGGTGGTTGATCGCGCGGGCGAGGAGGGCATAAGCTTTAAAGTTCAGGTGCGCAACGGCACTGACGGTCACAGCGTGCCAACCGGCTTTGATGCTGAGCGTCTGGTATTCCTGCGAGTAACCGTCACTGATAGCGAAGGCAAAGAGGTCTTTAAATCCGGTGATTTGGATCCCAACGGCGACGTGCGAGATTCTCACTCGCTCTATGTTCACAATGGTGAATTACCGCCGGATAAATATTTGTTTAGCCTGCAATCAAGATTTGTCGTGAGAATGGTGCGTGGCGGGGAACGCGAACAAGTACTGGCCGTGAATTATTCTCCCAGTCCACTGCCCTTTTTACGTCCTTCGACATTATCAACGGTTTTACTGGGTCGCCCGGTAGGCGTACGTAAGCACAGACAAGTTCTCCCCCCTTTTGCGAGTAAGTGGCCTAATTATAAGGTGAAACGTTCCGAGCTGGTAGGCAGCAAAGGCCCCTATAATGCAAATATAAAGTTAATTGTCGGCATGGTACCCATCAACCTAATTAATGAAATTAAAGACGTTGGATTTGATTACGGCATGTCGGCCCGTGAAGTGGCAGAAGGGGTGCTTGCCGGCCATTTGGTGTTGTGGGAACGTGATGTAATTTTAAAACCAGGGAAATTCACAGCAAATTCTTCAGAGAATATTAAGTCAGGAGGGGAGTGATAGCTTATGGGGTTAGAAATTATTTTTTCAATAACAAACCTTCGAAGTTTGTTGACTAGTGTTCTTTTGGCTCTGGCGTTCACTGTTAATATACTCCCCGTTTTGGCCCAAGAGTCGGAAGTTGAAAAGAAAACAAAACCAGAAACGGAAAAAGCAGCGAAGGAGGAGAACACTAAAAAATGGGGAGATGAAAAAAAACATGGAGGCAAGCATGGTAGCCGTCTA
This candidate division KSB1 bacterium DNA region includes the following protein-coding sequences:
- a CDS encoding cytochrome C, with product MRCLLLIAILLVAFSIMLVNQVFAQQKAEEEHQALLLENRFPSATTCRPCHPDHYREWSVSAHAYAQMSPVFNAMHGTILKQTNGTNGDFCIRCHTPVGMNLKEPEFMSNIDRHPTSREGVTCIACHRLKNAYGKVSGRLAIVEGDIFDPVYGPTGDRELKRVIESGEYNVNTERGKAGRAIHTGAIKLDQMRTSAFCATCHDVNLVNGFRLEEAFSDYKTSAASKKGVTCQDCHMGKEPGKASGYDIAPAAIVGGKPTKPRRITNHMFAGPDYSVIHPGIFPHNSDAADIATIREWLTYDYKAGWGTEEFEDNIPEGYKFPPRWTSADDRYDARDILAANFKLLREIEVQRKQVLQAGYQLGDVVVDRAGEEGISFKVQVRNGTDGHSVPTGFDAERLVFLRVTVTDSEGKEVFKSGDLDPNGDVRDSHSLYVHNGELPPDKYLFSLQSRFVVRMVRGGEREQVLAVNYSPSPLPFLRPSTLSTVLLGRPVGVRKHRQVLPPFASKWPNYKVKRSELVGSKGPYNANIKLIVGMVPINLINEIKDVGFDYGMSAREVAEGVLAGHLVLWERDVILKPGKFTANSSENIKSGGE